One Vicia villosa cultivar HV-30 ecotype Madison, WI linkage group LG5, Vvil1.0, whole genome shotgun sequence genomic window, tgtttgccttacatattctgacaacggggaaatgaaatttggtctatgcaaacctacatttatcccattttggactaaaatttgttcgactacactagagatattattgtgtccaacattgacatcttgctggatgttcctaagaacctggtcagcatcttgatgcctttgtactattctagggatctcttgctcaaattgatctccttgtcctataggctcgacccctctcacattcgacccttgagtagtcgaaaggtttggttgtgggggcgctccaaagaaatctgcaattctggccatttgtcccgccaatatttcataactttgattcgtgttatttatcatgggagtaaaaacagttcccatttgttgagtaagggcattcaccatttcatgattactttcgtccatttgttgtcgaattgacaacattgacgtagtacttagagatggcaaaacctggtgattatatcctatgcctataggtcgaccccctggatttgatgtgcttgtagccatcatgctgtcagaatataatgaaggatttgtatgcaaaccttgcatcatagacgtgggcattccaaactgagggttaaaacctggtggaggcatcattccatgaaacggcggtcgtaatggattcaacggtgaccgtacattcgttggtgatgataccattattgctgccgtcgatccaccagtatttatTGCTCCAACTGGAGATgaatctgcggcattttgtggtgttcctccggtcagaacacctccttgatttccagaaagatcagaattatttgtattaacttcagccatgttagttaatttccgaccacttcttaatatcattcataactaaagaaaaataaagaacaatcaacgggtcccaccaggtgtgccaatttgtttacccagaaaaatggtaaacaagcgctagtttcctttttaaaggttactttgcggagtcaactagaatactccaggactgattgctttattttattagattatgcgtatatgatttatattaaatgtaaatagtgactttaacgtaaaagtaagtactgaaattaaaggctttaaagtaaatcaaagcaataaaaagggcagtaaatgtgcactgaaaggtaaaatgtaatgtaaaatgattgcatttaattaaactggtacgcatacgtacattccaaggttgcactcgttactcattgcgcagagattagagttttacttgtgtttatgtagacaatgcggacctctaactattcctatgaaacttgcttaaatagaaaaaataaaataactactactaacggtcgactggctatcactcaacacgtgtcttcgacatgcaagatcctcaattgtgagacttccacgcgtcctgtgagaactgccagaaaaactgcctggaactgcctcttaacttctactgcctctcgacCTCCACTTCAGCTTTTGCagccaaaaatccttaagtcttcgcatccttttggtctGGTCGAACGTTGAAGCCTCAGATGACcttcctagtcgaacagcttcgactactaaacaTTATTTGGTCGAATCGCTTCGACCCAGCTGGTAATGTAGATATTaacttgaggcccaattaccaactTAGGGccttttttaccaaattgaggcccaattgccaattttgggccttagttgcccgtttatttagtaagtcgaaatcctagggtaacaccagcacaaattaaattataataaaagagatgAGTAAATACAATAAAagcaaattgtgaatgaagtggGTTGGAAAGCAAATTTTTCATTGatgcattttcataaattttccGTTAATTTTTACACGTAGCTGTGATActcataatttttttcaattattcCTTACCCAAAATGTACCAACATATATTAAATTGGAATGGCTAGATTTTCCCAAAAAAGTAAAAGAGAGGagtaaataaaagtaaaatgtGAATTCTTTGATATCAATCATTGTGTTTAAAGCTTGAAAACAAATTTTTCATTGGTGTCTTTTCATAAGTTTTCTTTCATAATTGATACGTTATTACGAAACAACACATAATGGTAAGTTAGGGATATTTAAAACTCAACCAAACAAAATCAAagacaaaattataataaaaagacACTTTATTTTTTCTAAAGCTTAGGTTTTACTTCCTTgtatttttttctaaataaatataTCTGCTTATGGGATCTAATAGCTTAGGTTTAATTCCCGCACTTTATTTTCTGTACAAATATTAACTGTTAGATGTATATTAATAGGTTTGTAAGGCAAGACTAATAAAATCAGTTGTTAGATAACCATTAATATTAAAATCAATTGTTAGATAACCTAATAGGCCAGATTTCTTTTTCAAGAAACATATACTTGCCTCAACACTCTGATACCAATTCAGGATCATTTCACCTTGGTTCATTGTACCTTGTTTCTCGATGATAGTACAATGTTCTTGGAATCTTGTTTGTGCCTTGTCAAATATTATAACCTACCAGTTTCAAAGGATTATGTTTTTCTTTGAAGGGGTGTCGGGTGACTTCATAACCTTTCCTCATCCGAATTTCATACTTCATGTTTGGTTGGTTCGAATAAAGATATCTAAGGCCCAAAAGTTTCATAAATAAGGAGTATTTTATATTATCCATCACTCATCCAAATATAGGAAGTTTAACATGGAACACCTTTTTAGGTTCTTGGAAACTAGTTATGAGTATCAACTCATTCATCTTTCCATATGGAATCATCATTCATACTCTTTTGGACGTGGTGATCATTCATTGCCAACAAATTCTTGAAAATGAGGCACCATTTGTTCATGATGCTTTTATCCCTCACTTGTTCATCAACTTCTTTAAGAATACCCCGGGTATTCCAAATTCTTAATCGTCAATGCCAAATTCTAAAGCAACATCACTGATGTTGAGTatcatgattttgttgttgtaatgATGCAAAAAGTTCTTTGTGTGCACCAAATTTTGCATCTTTGTATAGGAACAACAATTATACATTGTCACCCGTCAAAATGATGAGAGAAGTACAACCACCCGAGCCTTttactttctttgttttgttgccCACTCTTCAATATTTTGGATTGACTTACCAAGTATAAAGATTTCAAATCTATCACTTGTCCTCTTTAGTTTCTTGTTACTTTAAAAGTTGTACAAAGATAAACATTCCAATAGCTAGCAAGTGATAATAAGTATATAATTTCTATTAGCTTTGTTTCAGATAAATACCAATAAACACtcaaaatgaaaaattaattcaagagaaaaaaataaaaaagtaatggCATGTATAATGGTTATGCAACAATCAAAATTAATAAAGAGTACACGTCAGATTTGGATAGAAAGTTGAAATATGATTTATTCATTGGTTTAGCAATTAGTTGCAATGTAGTGTGGTAACATGACATCGGTGACCAATACTTAACCTTGTACTGTTGTCAACAATgtgtaaatatgcaatgattctTTAAGATTCATTTATGTCTAACCATTCATTAACACCGTCACACTTTGATTATAACTTGTCCTTTTTACCATTACGAGCGTCAGCACTTATGTATAAGTTGATTAAGTAAGCATGACATGTCTACAAGATCCAGATTAGTTGCCAAGAATCATTTACTAAGCATTACCGCAACTTAATAAACTTATATTCAATCCTAAGTCTATCAGCCTTTGAATAAAACATATATCTTAAAGAAAATAAGAACTAAACACGCATAAACACAACAAAATAATCACATTAAAAAGACCACATTATCATTGGACTTCACGTGTTCTAATTCAAAGAAGTTTTGTTCATGGTGGGTATGACAATAACTAAAAACAAAGAACTTAGATtatacatttttaaaattagaaagtaataaaaatataaacataagAAATCAATAAATTCATGAACAATCTTTCAAATGCTGGTGATCTTCAGAGTAACGAATCTCAACTTCATCTTTGCAAAAACAATGGAAATAGGGGCAAAGTGTGTAAGGTGGCCCAAAAAAGTCTCTAGAATTTGTTTCTTATTTGGAAAATGgtttctttttttcttaaataGCTGCTCCCTTTGTGATTAGGTCAACCTTAATTGTCCATGAAAGTTTAGCTGAAAGAGCAAAACATTTTCTATTGTGTGGACCAAGATACTACAACTTTGCATATGGTGTGAAAGAtctttgttcttttatgtgcGAATTTCATTCCTACCTATATCTTCCAACTCAACAATAAAATCATTCGTTGGAAAATCCTCTAATTCTTAGTTGTTAATGCATTGTCGCAACTCTCTCCAGTATCCTCTAACGTTTAAGTTTGTCGTAATAGTAAAGATATATCCCATTATGATACTAAACATCACCTCACTAACTACGCATTAGAAAACATAAGTGAAACTCACATAATAGAGTACCTAGAATGCTCAACTCAATTATGCAACAGTCTACCTTTCTAATTAAAGTATGACTAAAATCCTTATTTGCAAACCATGAATTTGACTATTTGGGGCTTAGATAACACACAAATAGAGTTATCATTTCTTTAATTGTGGATTTATAGTGAATTTCCCAAAACTCTTAAAGAATAAGTTTAATCCCTACTTCATACCATGGGATGCATGTGTTCAATGAGATTCCTTAATTATGTACCATATCTAACCTTGCACTACCACTTCAATCGTTGAAAATTTTTGTTTGCCTTATGGCCATATGTATGGCTTACCCACATAGTGGATGTCGACCATTCTCTCATGGTCCAAAGTATGGTAAAGGATAATCATACCTCTTATGTGGCTTAAATTATGACTCATGCAACTTTCATTGTATTACGAGGCAATTTGGGCTCCTGCAGCATTTGTCATTCGACTATGAAACTATGGTCCCCAACTTGAAGATGGAATTTTTTGACTATCAGAGGCTCTCTCAGCTGGCTCGTTTGAATTATATCACTATCCCTAATTGAGTCGTTATTGGGACTACTATCTCTACCATCACTACTGAGCAAATAATTTCCAAATTAATCTCACTTCACAACATCCTAATGAATATTCTTGTTCAGTTCTCAATAAATTAATTTCATAATTGGGTTGTCTCCTCACAATTTTTGGGTTCAAGTATGTACCTGTTTTTGTCATAATCTATAATTAAAACCATTCGCAGAagatgaataaaattaaaatataaaaacaagacAATACTTGTATGATTCCATTGTATGAGACAATAAGTTTTCTATAAGGTTAGCATATCATCATAGATCATAGATGTTGAGACCATTCTCGATGAAAAATTGCTTTGATCATGATCATTAATATACACCATCAGCGAACATCTTGGGATCATAAACTTAAATATCAAAATAGACACAGAAATATACTCTAAGGCATACACTTTTCTTTGTACAACTTCATTTAATATGCGTTAAGGCTTCATATAAGCTGCAAAGCATCCCTACGAAAACATATTAGGGTTTCACATTTGGTACCTAGATTTTCTTAAGTCCCAGTGCGTTAGTAGTTCTAAGAGGTCTAGGGTTAATATCTTTAAAACTTTtcaatttatcaaaataaaatggTTTTAAATGGCCAAATCTAGTATAGTGAAAAAATTTATAAACATGTCGATTCACTTTCTTCCTATTAAATTTTTTACTATGTGTTCTACAAAACTTAAActgtaattttgttttatttacatAAGGTCGTTGACTTGATAAAATCAAGTCAAGGTTTTCTTTTCCCTTAGTAAATTTACTTAGAGTTTCATGCAAACATGTTACTTCATTTTTAATCAACACACGTCCAAAGGAAATCGGATTTATCTGCTACTTCTCTCTTTATGTGGTGAGTAGGGATAAACTAACCTTTAATTATCGTTTCCcataattcaaaatcaaaactttgaATGAATAATTTAAATCTAATTTTCCATTGTTCACACTTATAACCATTATCGATGGAGGTTTGTTTAGGAAATATCTCTTGTTAATAATGGCGTTGGAAGTCATCCTCTTACCGAGACGATTAGTCTTTGAACATGAGTTAGACTCTGATGCCACTTTTCGAACATGTGATTCCATACATAACAGAGAGGGGGTGAATTATGGGGGTTTGAAAAACGactgtttgaaacaaaattatttttaaaatcagagtttaaaaatattttataagaaaCGCTTGAGTAATGCAACGAAAAATCAATGTAAAAAAATATGTGGAAAATGAAGAGATAAGAGAACAAAGATTCCATCAGTGATTAATAGAGATTTGATCTAAAAGATATGACATAGTTCTCTTCTAAAGAATTGATCTTTAGAGATTTCAATAATGTTTTTGAGCTTATAGAAGGTCAAGATCACGAAATCCCTTatacaagaaaaaaaatgaagttttaggTTTACTTCCAACCAAATAGATAACACTAGAATGAATCGGTTAGTCTTCATGCCAAACTACAAACAACTTTGACTGGTTAATCTCCATGTTAAACCAAGATTTTGTACTGACTTATCTCAAACCAATGTGGAGTTTTTAACTAGTTATCCTCCGAACCAAACTGAGGTTTTATAACGGGTTAATATTGAATCAAACTGAGATTTTATATCATATTGATCTCGAACCAACTGAGATCTTACACCGGGCTAAGCTCAAGAACTGATAAGAAGATTTTTCACTGGTTATCTTCAAGAGGTCCAGGGTTAGTGAGTTTTTCCTTAAGTGTCCGAACTCACGAACCAAACAGAGACTTAACACTAATTACCTCCAAAAGAGATTTTACCGAGTTTAtctccaaaccctaaaaaaatactTCACAAAGAAGAAATattcattcaaaagaaaaaataactCTTGGTGAATTTACAATATTACTCATTCAAGAATAACTTTCTCACTTAAACACAAGTATCTTTATTAAAGCGCTATGGCTAAACTTATGTGAGAGAAAGAAGACATATTTTCAGAGAGAGAATGAGAAGGAGGAATGTGAGATATCTCATGTTTCCGAATGTGAAAATTGAAAGGGAACACCTCTTTTTATAGGTCAAAGGATGGTTCAAAAAAGGAAATGATTCATGGGCAAAATTAATCATCTAATCTATTAGgtctttaatttaataaattagatcatctaaataatcgattattttatctcattttggaaagatttgatacaGATATATTATCCATCATTAAGACACTGTCACAATCGATTATAGACTCATTTTTCATTTATCTAATCTATGAAAGTATATGGTCTAAACGATCAGAcagttaaaaaaaattcttaatcaTTATGAAAATTTCCAATTCATTTGACTAGACTCCAAAACAACTTTAGGTGattatatttgaaaaataaaagtttcAAAAATAGTTTTAGTGAGCGTATAATTTGGCCATGTTACTTTATGATAATTCCCTAGTATTTTTACAAAACACTAATTACTCAAACACGATCAGACGAGCTTTAACACTCTTTCTTCGACAGTCAAAAACTTCAAGTGTTTTGTTGAATACACCAATCACATAAGCATTTCACTTGAATTTTTTTGAAGATGAGGTTTGAGATATCTTCAAGTCGAGCGTCATCATCAGGGGATATCACGGTGGTCATTGAATCCTAACTCTTCGACTTTATTTGGAGAAAGTGCTTGATCAAACTATCTTGTGCATCTTTGACCGCTTAAAACAGTTTTAGAATTTGCTTGTCTTTATGATTTGTTTTCATCAAATTCAAGTTACATCTTCATGAGTTGTCATCAAGGTCATGTTACATCTTCAtgatttgtcatcatcaaaaccatgatTTTGACAGATTTATGCATGTCTTGCTTAACTTTAATCATTTTTTGAGTAAAATGCCAACACATAGTTCCACACTTTTTTTATGATCAAATTCAATGAATGACTTATTGTTTCCACACTTATTGAGCATCTTGTGTCAAGATACCAAGtcatagaatccattgcatattcAGTTGTTGTCACCATCAGAATCAATAGTTCAGAGTTAGAACTAGAGTCTTTTATGCCCCTTTTACTTCTTCTTAACCTTTTAAGACTTCTTTCCCTTTCTACGCTAACATTCATCAACACAGTGAATAAAATTTTCATAATTGTAACATTGAACCTTATTCTTGTCAAAAGGTtatttttgtaatgatttttATCATTCCCTCATCCTTTTCTATCAGAGGAATAAGCTTTCTCTTCATGTTTGGACTTTCCTTTTCAATGGTTTTGTTCCTTATTTTTTTCCACTTCTTCTTACTAACTTCTCTCTTCTTGAATTGAGGAAGAAAAATTTAATCTTCTTCTTTACCATTGTTTCTTTCAATAGGTTTCATGTGTGCTCCGCATATCTTCAATCTTGATTTCACCCGATTATTTTGATATGATAAAATTTTATGGTTAGTGTTCTCAACACCTCAATTACCACATAATATGTCATGGAATCTCCATTGTTCTTCATTTGATTGGTTAGTCACAAACCTTGTGAAGTAGTCATCTAACTTCTCACCAATCTCATCTACATCATCTCTCACTGTTTCCTCAAAGTCTAAAGCTTCACTTTTTTTACCTTAACATCACCTCTATAGCTTTTCCCAACAATGTCCCAAGCATTCTTGAAATTTGTTAATTCTACAGTTTTTTCAAACACTTTGACATCGACACATTGGTGATGGATTTGCATGTAATGGTTCCATGCTATTGATCACTTATTCATATACTTTATGAACCGGAAAGAACACTTTATTGATCACTTATCTCAAATGTTTTACCTGTACAAATGAATAAATACACAGGCTCTACATTCATTGACAGAGTGCTAAGCTACCAATAGTCCATACAAGAACATAAACCATTATCAAAATGGTGAAAGCGTTTCCTATCTCTAATTATTATCCTACGCTCATAAACTTTCGAGATTAATTTCATTGATGAATGACAGTCTTCACAGATTCTCAAGTTTTTGACAATCTGAAGTGTTGTCTTTGGTGATGTACTAATTAACCCAAATGCAACTGCAATCTTCTCACTGTGGTAGTGCAACAAACTCTCTTTATGTTTCTCATCCATCTTAAGCAACACTTGTGTAGTATCTTGCACATGACCTACCAAGCTCAACTTGTTTGAAATTTCCTTCAACATTGAGTGTATTTCTTTGGCTCTAGGATGAGAATCATCCTCAACAAGAAACTCGTGTATAACACCATCGATTTCAATCCAACTACATCCAGGGTCTTTTCTGATATCCAActccttcatcatcaacctcacctCTGCCACCCCATCCCAATTTCCTGATGAGGCGTACAAGTTCGAGAGAGCTACGTATGCCCCGCTATCATGAGGAGCAAGTTTCATTAAAACCTCGGCCGCACGTCTACCAATTTTGACGTTTTTATGCATCTTACAAGCACCAAGCAAGGCCTTCCATATGACATCATCGGGTCTTATTGGCATATTCGTTATAAGCTCCTCGGCTTCTTCTAGATAACCAGCACGTCCGAGGAGGTCAACCATGCATCCGTAGTGTTCTATTCTAGGCTCTAATCCAACTCTATTAACCATGTCATTGAAAATCGATCTCCCCTTTTCGACTAAACCAGCATGGCTACAAGCACTCAAGATTGCTATGTAAGTAACATCACTAGGTGATACTCCACTTCTCTTCATCCTCGAAAAACAATCCAACACATCGTTGGCCTTACCATGCATTGCAAGACCACCAATAATAGCATTCCAAGCTATTACATTAGTTTTCGACAACCTCTCAAAGACCTGAATAGCCTTCTCAATACTCCCACATTTAGCATACATATCAACAAGAGCAGAACCAAGAACCTCATCAATCCGAACACCATTCCTCTCAGCATACGAATGCACCCATTTCCCCAACTCAAGTGCTCCAAGCCGCGAAATTGCAGGCAACACACTAACCAAAGTCACCCGATTTGGCAACACATCTCCTATCTCCATCATCCTATGAAACAAATCAACCGCCTCCATAAACAACCCATTTTGAGCATACCCAGAAATCATCGCATTCCAAGAAACCACACTTCTTTCAACCATTTTGTCAAACAACTCCCTAGCAGCATCAATTTTCCCAATTTTCACATACCCATCAATCATAACATTACACAGAACAACATTACCCTCTTGCCTCCTTTTTCCTCTCACTACCATTCCATTTCCATCAACATTCCTATGAAACAAAACACTAGCATCCTCACTACTCCCGCACATGACATACATCCTAAGCAAATTACTAACAACAAACTCATCCTCAACAAACCCCAACTTAACAACCAACCCATGAACCTGTTTCCCTTCTCCCAACCCAGCAACAGCCCAACAAGCCTTCAAAACAGAAGGAAAAGTGAATCCATTAGGCTCCACAGCTCCATCAGACAACATTCTACAAAACATCAACAATGCATCATCAGCATTACTACTGCTATCAGCAAGTGCCCTTATGACAGTATTCCAAGCAAATACATTTGGTTGGGACATTTGGTCGAACAGAGAGAGTGCATAAACTGGGTCACGAAAATCTGAGGTTGCTGAGAGTTTGAGAAGCTCTGTTGATACTGTTGGgtcatttgttttgtttgttttgatgaaaATGGCGTGAAGTTGCTTCAATTGTTTGaggtttttgcaggttttgatttGGGGGATGAGATGTTGGGGATGATGGTAAGGTGTTGTTGGGGGTTTTAGCATTGGATTGTTCATTttggaaagaaaagagaaaataaagaaagaagaaTGAGAGAAGGAATATGTGGATGATGATAATGGCAAGATAATTTCAATTTAACTTTGtaggttttttaaaaataaatttattttaaaaatatttattaatgaaaatctttaaaataaatttataaaaaatatatattcttacTTCGCATGTCTTAGGCAAAGAATATAATATGCATGTCTCTTtattatttctttcatttttttaacaaattaataaacttttttatcttttaattaaattatttatttattttttaaaataattttttataaaataaattttattttaaaaaatatttcatatatttataaataaatgtattcaAATAAAGTCatcaaaaattagaattaattaaaattacagACTTAAAACAAGACACTTAAAACAAGACAGACTAAATTAATAGGCGGGGAGGGTTTTAGTGGACGAAGGATTTTGACAAAGCAAATTTTGACCAACAACAAACTTTAAATAGCATACTTTGGTAGACAACAGATCCAAAATCTCAATCGAACTTGTCATTTTTTGACGAGTATGTGGGCCGACGACCTATTTTACCATCCTAGAACATATcatctcaatttttttaatacttttagaTGGTATGAGATTGGtagtaaattttaaaattcaagaatttatttgtcattttataaATTGAAGTGAGTTTAAAAGTTTAATAATTATACTTTTGAGGATTCAGCAGTGAATCATTCTAAAATCCAAACAATCA contains:
- the LOC131606481 gene encoding pentatricopeptide repeat-containing protein At5g48910-like, whose amino-acid sequence is MNNPMLKPPTTPYHHPQHLIPQIKTCKNLKQLKQLHAIFIKTNKTNDPTVSTELLKLSATSDFRDPVYALSLFDQMSQPNVFAWNTVIRALADSSSNADDALLMFCRMLSDGAVEPNGFTFPSVLKACWAVAGLGEGKQVHGLVVKLGFVEDEFVVSNLLRMYVMCGSSEDASVLFHRNVDGNGMVVRGKRRQEGNVVLCNVMIDGYVKIGKIDAARELFDKMVERSVVSWNAMISGYAQNGLFMEAVDLFHRMMEIGDVLPNRVTLVSVLPAISRLGALELGKWVHSYAERNGVRIDEVLGSALVDMYAKCGSIEKAIQVFERLSKTNVIAWNAIIGGLAMHGKANDVLDCFSRMKRSGVSPSDVTYIAILSACSHAGLVEKGRSIFNDMVNRVGLEPRIEHYGCMVDLLGRAGYLEEAEELITNMPIRPDDVIWKALLGACKMHKNVKIGRRAAEVLMKLAPHDSGAYVALSNLYASSGNWDGVAEVRLMMKELDIRKDPGCSWIEIDGVIHEFLVEDDSHPRAKEIHSMLKEISNKLSLVGHVQDTTQVLLKMDEKHKESLLHYHSEKIAVAFGLISTSPKTTLQIVKNLRICEDCHSSMKLISKVYERRIIIRDRKRFHHFDNGLCSCMDYW